From the genome of Clarias gariepinus isolate MV-2021 ecotype Netherlands chromosome 28, CGAR_prim_01v2, whole genome shotgun sequence, one region includes:
- the tomm40l gene encoding mitochondrial import receptor subunit TOM40B — MGNVLAASSPSPAPPVQAGPGLVSVPAGFTMPSVSPVSSASSGQQESEPALPNPGAFEEFHRKCKEVFPMQMEGVRLTVNKGISSFFQVNHTVMLSTQGDSSYRFGATYVGTKQTGPAEAFPVMVGDMDNSGSLNAQIIHQISDRVRSKLAFQTQQQKFVNWQGDAEFKGDDFTATVTVGNPDMVVGSGIVVAHYLQSITPSLALGGELVYHRRPGEEGAVMSLAGRYTGSNFIATLTLGGAGAHASYYHKANEQLQIGVELEASPRMQETNVLFGYQLDIPKANLLFKGSIDSNWVVGATLEKKLLPLPLSLALCSFLNHRKNKFQCGFGVTIG, encoded by the exons ATGGGTAATGTGTTGGCTGCCAGTTCTCCCAGTCCAGCCCCACCAGTGCAAGCTGGGCCAGGCTTGGTTTCTGTGCCTGCTGGCTTCACCATGCCATCTGTCTCCCCGGTCTCTtctgcttcctctgggcaacaggAGAGCGAGCCAGCGCTTCCCAACCCAGGTGCTTTTGAGGAGTTCCATCGAAAATGCAAAG aGGTGTTTCCCATGCAGATGGAAGGAGTTCGGCTAACAGTCAACAAGGGAATCAGCAGCTTTTTCCAG GTCAATCACACAGTCATGCTAAGCACCCAGGGCGATTCCAGTTACAGATTTGGTGCTACGTATGTTGGGACCAAGCAGACTGGACCTGCAGAG GCGTTTCCAGTTATGGTGGGCGACATGGACAACAGTGGCAGCCTCAATGCACAGATTATTCATCAAATAAGCGACAGAGTCCGTTCCAAACTGGCCTTTCAG ACGCAACAGCAAAAGTTTGTCAACTGGCAAGGAGATGCGGAGTTTAAAGGAGATGACTTCACAGCTACAGTAACTGTAGGAAACCCGGATATGGTGGTAGGATCAG GTATTGTTGTAGCTCACTATCTCCAGTCAATAACCCCATCTTTGGCGCTGGGAGGAGAGCTGGTATATCATCGCCGGCCTGGTGAAGAGGGAGCAGTAATGTCTTTGGCAGGAAGATATACAG GTtctaattttattgccacgCTGACCCTCGGAGGTGCTGGTGCACACGCATCATATTATCATAAAGCCAACGAGCAG CTGCAGATTGGGGTGGAGTTGGAAGCCAGCCCTCGTATGCAGGAAACTAATGTATTATTTGGTTATCAGCTTGACATCCCCAAGGCCAATCTACTCTTTAAAG GTTCTATAGACAGTAACTGGGTAGTTGGAGCAACGTTGGAAAAAAAGCTGCTGCCTCTTCCCCTGTCTTTGGCGCTTTGTTCTTTCCTTAATCATCGTAAAAACAAGTTCCAGTGTGGGTTTGGCGTGACCATTGGTTAA